The Cucurbita pepo subsp. pepo cultivar mu-cu-16 unplaced genomic scaffold, ASM280686v2 Cp4.1_scaffold000727, whole genome shotgun sequence genomic interval gacgatgtgctagccttctcgctgttccccgaagggggtagacatgaggcggtgtgctagtaaggacgctgggctccaaaagggtggattgtgagatctcacgtcagtTGGGGAAggaaacgaaatgtaacgacccaagcacactgctagtagatattgtcctctttgggctttcccttacggGCTTccctcgaggctttaaaacgtgtctgctagaagaaagtttccacatccttataaatggtgttttgttttgggcttgggccgttacaaatgatatcagagctagacaccagacgatgtgtcagcttTCTCGATGTTcccctgaaggggggtagacacgaggcagtgtgccagtaaggacgctgggccctgaagggaacgagtgccaacaaggacgctgggctccaaaagggtggattgtgagatctcacgttggttggggaagaaaagtaaatataacgactcaagcacaccgctagtggatattgtcctctttgggctttcccttatggGGGCTTTAAAATGGTCTGCCGGtggaaagtttccacatccttatgaatgatgttttgttctgggcttgggccgttataaatagtatcaaagctaaacactagacgatgtgctagccttctcgctgttccccaaaggggggtagacacgaggcagtgtgcaagtaaggacgctgggccccgaagggaacGATGGCCAgagaggacgctgggctccaaaagggtggattgtgagatctcacatcagttggggaaggaaacgaaatgtaacgacccaagcacaccgctagtagatattgttgtctttgggctttcccttatgggcttccctttaggctttaaaacgcatctgctaggagaaagttttcacactcttataaatggtgttttatTCTAGGCCTAGCCGTTatacatggtatcagagctagacactggacgatgtgccaacctttttgctgttccccgaaggagggtagacacgaggcagtgtgccagtaaggatgctgggacccgaaggggagtggatttggtggcggtcccacatcgattggacaAAGGAATgggtgtcagcgaggacgttggccccgaaaggggtggattgtgatgtcccacattggttggggagaagaacaaaacaccatttataagggtgtggaaaccttcccctagcagaccgttttaaagccttgaggggaagcccgtaagggaaagcccaaagaggacaatagaGGACAatagagaacaatatttgctagcagtgtgCCTCGGTCGttaaacgaaacattcttttataaggtgtggaaacctcttactcgtagatattgtttgcttcacaatccaccccccgaGCTCccctctaaccgatgtgggatctcacaatctaccctctaAGCCTAGcatcttcgctggcacacagctcaaaccgatgtgggatctcacaatccaccctctaaGCCTAGCATATCTTCGCtggtcttcgctggcacacaactcaaaccgatgtgggatctcacaatccaccctctaaGCCTAGCAtatcttcgctggcacacagTTAATAAATTAGCTTaaaatcgtttttttttttctttttttctaaaccttcccttttgaaaatttataaaataataaacataaatatttaatgttcgaaagagtaaaaaatccaataataatgtaataaagatctttgaccatttgactacAAATAAAAGAACCAAACTAATTTATAGGTACGAAATCCCatattgaatttatatatatttatgaccaaatttttttaaaaaattattataatttaattgccCCTGTCAAAAGCCTATCTTTTGGTGTATATGGGTTAGATTAGGTCCGAGAAATCTTTTAAAGtatctcaaaatttcaagttggttaGGTTGGTGACTCGAGCCACTTAAATAGAGTTtacaacccaatccaaccctcgtttttaaaaaatcaaactcgAAATTTCGTGTTGGTTAGGTTGGTGACCCGAtcatgattattttaaaaaaattatatttatcgaCAATATATgatacattaataactaaaatatcataaaattcacTAGTTGCAGTGAATTACTAACATCggttacaaatgtcaaatatttttaatgtccgtaataatattaaaaataaggtaGGTcagagttgggttggattgtaacccAAGTTTCAAGTTAGTTAAGTTGGTTGAGTTGACCcgaaaaaaaatagtcaacTCACAAGCTCCAAATAttcgattttaaaaaaattcaacctaatggaaacataagaagaaaaaaagtcaacTCACGAACTGACACACATTTtcgattttcaaaaaattcaacccaatggaaatagaagaaaaaaaaagtcaactcaCGAACTGACCcaaattttcgattttaaaaaaattcaaatagaaGGTAcgaatatataaaatattatgattaaaaatatataatattatcaacTTGAACATAGCTCAATTAGTCAGTATTTAGCCAGTATATATGCAACCAAAGATTAAAAGTTCGAATTTTCGACCGTtattaatgattaaaattataaatattttaagaaaaataataatagttgaaattatatatgtatatatatatatatatatatatatttataacttaattaattaaattattcaaaattgtaattatgtaatttatttaaatgatggaatcttgagaaaataaaaattgtttttagaCTGATTCCTTCACAATTAAGAACGGCACTGTcggcttttatttatttatttatatatttatttatttttagttttattatttattttaatgtttttattttaattcatttcctttttttgaaaatctctctccactttcttttccctcctctctctctctctctctctctctctctctctagattcTGATTTTCTTGCCGACCGCCATTAATCGGAAACTCTCCTTTTTCCCTGTTCTTCGCAGATTCTTCATTCCCTCAATCTCTCCCGATCACTCAAATGCAAGATATCTTTGCTTCTGTTCGCCGATCATTGGTGTTTCGTGCTAATGTTGAGAATGAGGATTCGCATTCCCCGACAATTGGAGTTGGAGCCCTAGTTGATAAGATTAACTCCAGTATTAGGAAGTCCAGAGTGTTTTCTAGGCACTCGCCATCGTCCTCGGCTCATCCTCCGATTCTCAAGGAAACTGAGCTTCCGATTCGATGGCGCAAGGGCGAGTTGATTGGCTGCGGCGCCTTTGGCCGGGTGTATATGGGCATGAATCTTGGCTCTGGCGAGCTTCTCGCTGTTAAACAGGTTTTCTGGCTTTGGAGTTCGATTTTGGTTTTTTGGTTACGTCTTTGTAATGTTTACTCATCTGTTATTGGTGAATTGTGCTTTTGTAGCTTGCTTTTGAGTTTCCATTTCTCTTGTCTGCAACCGATGTTTTGTTTGAGTTCTGATTCgattttggattttcttcatttttttggttgtttttgtcGGGTGTAGGATCtcattttgataattttcttCGTTGTTCTCTTTCAGGTTCTGATTGCTGCAAATGGCGCTTCGAAGGAGAAAGCGCAGGTCTGCTTTTTAGTGTGCCTTTCGACAGCTGAttataattttacaattttgtgATTCACGTCTGTGAAGTTATCAAATGTGATTTTCTAGTTTGGTTGAATTGGTTACTTGTTCTTTCATTACTCCAAACTAAGATTATACTTATACTATAGTCTATATATAGAGGTGGTGCATACATAGTTGGTAATCTTGGATCACAGATGACTGACTATATATGGCATTTGCCACTAACCACATTCCTGATGCAGTCGctaaaaattgtttgaattaattaatttgagtttgTTTAATTGTAGATTTCAATTGATATGAGTTAGATACTTGAAAGTTATAATCTTCCTTTTTGTGTTGGTTAACATGAATTTTAAACAAGGCTTCgttgttttcatctttattttttaatctcgtGCTTCATAATATTAAGTTTCTATTGTTTTTACATATTATGTGGCTTGCTTTTAAGCTCCAAAAGGCTATAAAAATTTGTTGGCTGCttaatgaatattatattagtatGATTTATGAGGAATTACGAAAGTTTTCAAATagaactgaaaaatgagaaacagCAAGAAATTTTGAACAAGTTGATGCATATTTCATATCTAAATGACCTTTATTTGTCAATTTTGAGTAGTTTTTGTTGCAACCAGGCTCATGTTAAGGAGCTTGAGGAAGAAGTGAAACTTCTAAAGGATCTTTCTCATCCAAATATTGTTGTGAGTATGGCCTTCTCTTCCATTTATATAAAGAAGCCCATTACTTTTCCCACTGAATACATTGTGTTGTTTCTCAGAGATACTTGGGCACGGTTAGTGAGGATGATTctgtaaatatattattggaATTTGTCCCTGGTGGATCAATATCATCACTTTTGGGGAAATTTGGAGCCTTCCCTGAAGCAGTAAGTTATTCTATATTCTACTTTGATCATTCTAGCGTCAGAGTATCGAGTGTCTAATCCTTTATACCAACTGTATGTAGGTTATAAGAACATATACCAAACAGTTATTACTGGGACTGGAATACTTGCACAAGAATGGTATCATGCACAGGGACATTAAGGTCGGTGTTAGTTATGATCATTATTATTTGCAGACAATTTTCTCATTCCCCTGTGTCAGTTATAAATATGACGTGTCTCTTGTATTCTATTGCAGGGGGCGAATATTCTTGTAGATAACAAGGGATGCATTAAGCTTGCTGATTTTGGTGCATCAAAACAGGTTGTCGAGCTGGTAAAGTCTGTGATCCTTGACTTTTATTTGGTTTGAAAGGTATCTGCCTTCTGATCAAGATTTCATTGTTGTAGGCTACAATTTCAGGTGCAAAGTCTATGAAGGGTACTCCATATTGGATGGCTCCTGAAGTAATTCTGCAGACTGGGCATAGTTTGTAAGAACTGACTGAAGTCAAACTCTACTTAGAATCTACATTCTCTTCGGGATATTTGATATCAATCATTAACTGCTAAatgttgattttaatttttttttgacaaattttttttgaagcaaatatatttttagtcaATGAAGCAGGTTCGAGCTCAATtatgattgaattttgatagTTGTTCTTTTAGAGAATCAATTATGtagaaaacaaataattggTCTTATGTAGCCTTGCCtttgactaaattttaatttgatgagaTGGATGATCGTAAGTATGTGATAATTATTCCTAGCTCTGCGGATATATGGAGTGTTGGATGCACTGTTATTGAGATGGCTACAGGAAAGCCTCCTTGGAGCCAACAGTATCAAGAGGTATCTTATTACTTGAAGATGTTTGAATGGTGGTGGATTAAATTATTCTTGTAAAGGAAACTAACAATACATTTCTTTTAGGTTGCTGCTCTTTTTCATATTGGCACAACAAAGTCTCATCCACCAATCCCTGAGCAGCTTTCAGTTGAAGCTAAAGATTTTCTGTTGAAATGTTTACAGAAGTACGTTTCATTTCTTTGCATTTCTAACCCTGATCTTAAGAAAACTAATCATAAGTTAACAATGGTCCAACTTTGAGATtcgtttgaaatatttttctttagctTCTCTTTGACACTATTTCTTATGGAAAGTCAAATTGATGTGGGCATAATTGCAGGGAACCCAACTTAAGACCAGCTGCATCTGAACTCCTGAAGGTGATTTTTTActtgattaatatttttgttttactcGACAAGAACAAATTGTCAGATGCATAGACTGACAGAAATAGTGCCAAAGGAGCGATTGTTTTAACTATCATCTAACCGTCCGGCTTTGTTGCGTGCAGCATCCTTTTGTTACTGGGGAGGACCCAGAATCTCTACTTGTATCACGTGATGCATGCACGGTTAGAGGATTAAAGAATCAGAATAATTTATTCATGATTATTTGTCTTCCTGTTTGTAACGGTAAATTTGCCATCTTCAGGAGCCCTTGGATACCCATTCACTTTTATATACTCCCGACCTTGAAATGAGGTGAAGTTAAAAATTCAGCGACTAGAAGAATTGTGCATTCACCTGCTTGCAATATTTAAGGTttttcacacttttttttcttgacaGCAAAACTCCAACGCATCCTGGATCAAGTGATATTTGTAATTTGGATAGTCTGAGCTGCTCAAAACTATACACCGCAAACAAACTAGAAAATGATACGTGGGGAACAAACAACAGTGATAATGAAATGTGTCAGATTGATGACAATGATGATTTTATGTTAGATGAAGTAAAACTCAGGTCTTCTATGACATCTGGGAATTTCAAGGTGAGGAAAATGTTTGGATCCATTTTCAGTTCTCCGTCCAGAGATCTCTGGAAATTAActtcactttttctttctttcttttttttgggtgGGGTGGGGGTGGTTTATATAGAGTTATAACCCAATCTGTGAGCCGTCGGATGATGAGGACTGCAAATTTGATCAAAGTTCAGTAGTAAAGCAAGGAAGCGATTTAGATGAGCAAACTCTTGCACCTGGCAGCTGTTCTGGAGTTTTTGATGATGACCAAAACTTCTCATTTCCTAGTGGACGATCACTTTCTGAAGATGAGGATGAGCTTACTGAATCAAAAATTAAAGCATTCTTGGATAAGAAGGTTTGGATTTTCAGTTTGAAATAGCAACTAGTTCGTCTTTCTAATTATCCCCTTCTCTGcagttttattaaatgaacCTGTTTGATCTAAATTGTTGTACATGATTTCAATGCCTCAGGCTCTTGAATTGAAGAAACTGCAGTCACCACTATATGAGGAGTTTTACAATAATAGTTTGAATGCATCCTGCTCTCCAGTTTTTGTAGAGAGTAAACAAGATGAAACTACTCCTAAATACTT includes:
- the LOC111785774 gene encoding mitogen-activated protein kinase kinase kinase NPK1-like isoform X1 — translated: MQDIFASVRRSLVFRANVENEDSHSPTIGVGALVDKINSSIRKSRVFSRHSPSSSAHPPILKETELPIRWRKGELIGCGAFGRVYMGMNLGSGELLAVKQVLIAANGASKEKAQAHVKELEEEVKLLKDLSHPNIVRYLGTVSEDDSVNILLEFVPGGSISSLLGKFGAFPEAVIRTYTKQLLLGLEYLHKNGIMHRDIKGANILVDNKGCIKLADFGASKQVVELATISGAKSMKGTPYWMAPEVILQTGHSFSADIWSVGCTVIEMATGKPPWSQQYQEVAALFHIGTTKSHPPIPEQLSVEAKDFLLKCLQKEPNLRPAASELLKHPFVTGEDPESLLVSRDACTEPLDTHSLLYTPDLEMSKTPTHPGSSDICNLDSLSCSKLYTANKLENDTWGTNNSDNEMCQIDDNDDFMLDEVKLRSSMTSGNFKSYNPICEPSDDEDCKFDQSSVVKQGSDLDEQTLAPGSCSGVFDDDQNFSFPSGRSLSEDEDELTESKIKAFLDKKALELKKLQSPLYEEFYNNSLNASCSPVFVESKQDETTPKYLKLPPKSRSPSRSPGHLSPAFDAFGTGTPGSDSSSRGNANDQRSQLNDWKGLLVDGQPEAGSPSSKHYSEIQRKWKEELDQELERKREMMRQAGTGGKTSSPKDKAIGRPREKTRFASPFRDDASGAGRENRKNSSPEEVRKD
- the LOC111785774 gene encoding mitogen-activated protein kinase kinase kinase NPK1-like isoform X2 → MQDIFASVRRSLVFRANVENEDSHSPTIGVGALVDKINSSIRKSRVFSRHSPSSSAHPPILKETELPIRWRKGELIGCGAFGRVYMGMNLGSGELLAVKQVLIAANGASKEKAQAHVKELEEEVKLLKDLSHPNIVRYLGTVSEDDSVNILLEFVPGGSISSLLGKFGAFPEAVIRTYTKQLLLGLEYLHKNGIMHRDIKGANILVDNKGCIKLADFGASKQVVELATISGAKSMKGTPYWMAPEVILQTGHSFSADIWSVGCTVIEMATGKPPWSQQYQEVAALFHIGTTKSHPPIPEQLSVEAKDFLLKCLQKEPNLRPAASELLKHPFVTGEDPESLLVSRDACTEPLDTHSLLYTPDLEMSKTPTHPGSSDICNLDSLSCSKLYTANKLENDTWGTNNSDNEMCQIDDNDDFMLDEVKLRSSMTSGNFKSYNPICEPSDDEDCKFDQSSVVKQGSDLDEQTLAPGSCSGVFDDDQNFSFPSGRSLSEDEDELTESKIKAFLDKKALELKKLQSPLYEEFYNNSLNASCSPVFVESKQDETTPKYLKLPPKSRSPSRSPGHLSPAFDAFGTGTPGSDSSSRGNANDQRSQLNDWKGLLVDGQPEAGSPSKHYSEIQRKWKEELDQELERKREMMRQAGTGGKTSSPKDKAIGRPREKTRFASPFRDDASGAGRENRKNSSPEEVRKD